A single region of the Acidimicrobiales bacterium genome encodes:
- the rpsG gene encoding 30S ribosomal protein S7, which translates to MPRKGPAPRREIHPDPIHDSVLVTQFINKILQRGKRNLAERIVYDALAMVEEKTGSEPVATLKRAVDNVRPQLEVKSRRVGGATYQVPIEVRPRRATTLAIRWMVGFSRDRRERTMAERLANEILDASNGIGASCKRREDVQKMADANKAFAHYRW; encoded by the coding sequence ATGCCTCGCAAGGGACCAGCCCCGCGTCGAGAGATCCATCCCGACCCGATCCACGACTCGGTGCTCGTCACCCAGTTCATCAACAAGATCCTCCAGCGCGGCAAGCGCAACCTGGCCGAGCGCATCGTCTACGACGCACTCGCCATGGTCGAGGAGAAGACCGGTTCCGAGCCCGTCGCCACGCTGAAGCGTGCGGTCGACAACGTGCGCCCGCAGCTCGAGGTCAAGAGCCGCCGTGTCGGTGGCGCCACCTACCAGGTGCCGATCGAGGTGCGTCCCCGCCGGGCCACCACGCTCGCCATCCGCTGGATGGTCGGCTTCTCCCGTGACCGTCGTGAGCGCACGATGGCCGAACGCCTCGCCAACGAAATTCTCGATGCCAGCAACGGCATCGGCGCTTCCTGCAAGCGTCGCGAAGACGTCCAGAAGATGGCGGATGCCAACAAGGCGTTCGCCCACTACCGCTGGTAA
- the fusA gene encoding elongation factor G, whose amino-acid sequence MAEKRTPLEKTRNIGIMAHIDAGKTTTTERILFYTGRSYKIGEVHDGAATMDWMEQEQERGITITSAATHCIWNDHRINIIDTPGHVDFTVEVERSLRVLDGAVAVFDGVAGVEPQTETVWRQADRYKVPRMCFINKMDRTGADFFFCLDTIKDRLTPHVAVLQLPIGAEGDYQGMIDLVRMKALVWPPTTDEKDLGATYDIVDIPAEFQEQADEYRMMLLEAAADQDEDLMMKVLEDEEISEAELMAAIRKGTLAGVLVPVLNGTAFKNKGVQPLLDAVIDYLPSPLDVPPIKGEDKAGNEATRKASDEEPFSALAFKIMTDPHVGRLTYFRVYSGTFEKGDVVLNTRTSNKERVGRILEMHANDRVDKDLVRTGDIAAGIGIKNTRTGDTLCDPSHPITLENLDFPAPVIEVAVEPKSKADQEKMGKALQALAEEDPTFQVTTNEETAQTIIAGMGELHLEILVDRMRREFKVEAAVGKPQVAYRETITAEVPSYTYTHKKQTGGTGQFAVITATLSPNPGGEYEFESTVTGGNIPKEYIKPVDQGIQEAMSNGVLAGFPTVDIKVTLEDGKTHDVDSSEMAFKIAGNAWFREIARKAKPTLLEPVMAVEVVTPDDYLGDVVGDVNSRRGQVQGTEQRGQNQVVNALVPLSEMFGYSTDLRSRTQGRATYTMQFDSYQPTPANVQEEIVARVRGE is encoded by the coding sequence ATGGCAGAGAAGCGAACGCCGCTCGAGAAGACCCGCAACATCGGGATCATGGCCCACATCGACGCGGGCAAGACCACCACCACCGAGCGCATCCTCTTCTACACCGGCCGGTCCTACAAGATCGGTGAGGTCCACGACGGCGCGGCCACCATGGACTGGATGGAGCAGGAGCAGGAGCGTGGCATCACGATCACCTCTGCTGCCACCCACTGCATCTGGAACGACCATCGCATCAACATCATCGACACGCCGGGCCACGTCGACTTCACCGTCGAGGTCGAGCGGTCGCTGCGCGTGCTCGACGGCGCCGTTGCCGTGTTCGACGGTGTGGCCGGCGTGGAGCCCCAGACCGAGACGGTGTGGCGTCAGGCCGACCGCTACAAGGTCCCCCGCATGTGCTTCATCAACAAGATGGATCGCACCGGCGCCGACTTCTTCTTCTGCCTCGACACCATCAAGGATCGTCTCACCCCTCACGTCGCCGTGCTCCAGCTGCCGATCGGCGCCGAGGGCGACTACCAGGGCATGATCGACCTCGTTCGCATGAAGGCCCTCGTGTGGCCGCCCACCACCGATGAGAAGGACCTGGGCGCCACCTACGACATCGTCGACATCCCGGCGGAGTTCCAGGAGCAGGCCGACGAGTACCGCATGATGCTGCTCGAGGCTGCGGCCGATCAGGACGAAGACCTGATGATGAAGGTCCTCGAGGACGAAGAGATCAGCGAAGCCGAGCTGATGGCCGCGATCCGCAAGGGCACGCTGGCCGGTGTCCTCGTCCCCGTGCTCAACGGCACCGCGTTCAAGAACAAGGGCGTGCAGCCTCTGCTCGACGCGGTCATCGACTACCTGCCCTCGCCGCTCGACGTCCCCCCGATCAAGGGCGAGGACAAGGCCGGCAACGAGGCCACCCGCAAGGCGAGCGACGAGGAGCCCTTCTCGGCCCTGGCGTTCAAGATCATGACCGACCCCCACGTCGGCCGCCTCACCTACTTCCGGGTCTACTCGGGCACGTTCGAGAAGGGCGACGTGGTTCTCAACACCCGCACGTCCAACAAGGAGCGCGTGGGCCGCATCCTCGAGATGCACGCCAATGACCGCGTCGACAAGGACCTGGTGCGCACCGGCGACATCGCCGCCGGCATCGGCATCAAGAACACCCGCACCGGCGACACGCTGTGTGATCCGTCGCACCCGATCACGCTGGAGAACCTCGACTTCCCGGCACCGGTGATCGAGGTGGCCGTCGAGCCGAAGTCCAAGGCCGACCAGGAGAAGATGGGCAAGGCCCTCCAGGCGCTCGCCGAAGAGGACCCCACCTTCCAGGTCACGACCAACGAGGAAACCGCGCAGACGATCATCGCCGGCATGGGCGAGTTGCACCTCGAGATCCTCGTCGATCGCATGCGTCGCGAGTTCAAGGTCGAAGCCGCGGTCGGCAAGCCCCAGGTGGCCTACCGCGAAACCATCACCGCCGAAGTGCCGAGCTACACCTACACGCACAAGAAGCAGACCGGTGGCACCGGCCAGTTCGCGGTCATCACCGCCACGCTGTCGCCCAACCCCGGCGGCGAGTACGAGTTCGAATCCACCGTCACCGGCGGCAACATTCCGAAGGAATACATCAAGCCGGTCGATCAGGGCATTCAGGAGGCGATGAGCAACGGCGTGCTCGCCGGCTTCCCCACGGTCGACATCAAGGTGACCCTCGAAGACGGCAAGACGCACGACGTCGACTCGTCGGAAATGGCCTTCAAGATCGCCGGGAACGCCTGGTTCCGCGAAATCGCGCGCAAGGCGAAGCCGACCCTGCTCGAGCCGGTCATGGCCGTGGAAGTCGTCACTCCCGACGACTATCTCGGCGATGTGGTCGGCGATGTGAACTCCCGCCGCGGCCAGGTGCAGGGCACCGAGCAGCGCGGTCAGAACCAAGTCGTGAATGCACTCGTGCCGCTCTCCGAGATGTTCGGATACAGTACGGACCTGCGTTCACGAACGCAGGGGCGGGCGACGTACACGATGCAATTCGATTCGTACCAGCCCACGCCTGCAAACGTCCAGGAAGAGATTGTCGCCCGAGTCCGCGGCGAATGA
- the tuf gene encoding elongation factor Tu: protein MAKETFQRNKPHVNVGTMGHIDHGKTTLTAAITKVLADNVEGSAFTEFANIDNAPEERERGITINVSHVEYETENRHYAHVDMPGHADYIKNMITGAAQVDGAILVVSAADGPMPQTREHVLLARQVGVPKIIVALNKVDMVDDDELIELVEMEVRELLNEYDFPGDDTPVIHVSALKALEGDDTYAAGILDLMAQVDEFIPTPERDLDKPFLMPIEDVFTITGRGTVVTGKVEQGKVNTGDEIEIVGIKDTTKTTCTGVEMFRKLLDSGQAGDNIGALLRGIDKDDVQRGQVLAAPGSITPHTDFEAQVYVLSKEEGGRHKPFFTNYRPQFYFRTTDITGTIQLPEGTEMCMPGDNTEMTVELIHPIAMDEGLRFAIREGGRTVGAGSVTKILK from the coding sequence ATGGCCAAGGAGACGTTCCAGCGGAACAAGCCTCACGTCAACGTGGGCACGATGGGCCACATCGACCACGGCAAGACGACGCTCACCGCTGCAATCACCAAGGTGCTCGCCGACAACGTCGAAGGTTCCGCCTTCACGGAGTTCGCCAACATCGACAACGCGCCCGAAGAGCGCGAGCGCGGCATCACGATCAACGTGTCGCACGTGGAGTACGAGACGGAGAACCGTCACTACGCCCACGTCGACATGCCCGGTCACGCCGACTACATCAAGAACATGATCACCGGTGCGGCCCAGGTCGACGGTGCCATTCTCGTGGTGTCGGCCGCCGACGGCCCGATGCCGCAGACCCGTGAGCACGTGCTGCTCGCCCGTCAGGTCGGCGTGCCGAAGATCATCGTTGCCCTCAACAAGGTCGACATGGTCGACGACGACGAGCTCATCGAGCTCGTCGAGATGGAAGTCCGCGAGCTCCTCAACGAGTACGACTTCCCCGGCGACGACACCCCCGTGATCCACGTCTCGGCCCTCAAGGCCCTGGAAGGTGACGACACCTATGCGGCCGGCATCCTCGACCTCATGGCGCAGGTCGACGAGTTCATCCCCACGCCCGAGCGCGATCTCGACAAGCCGTTCCTCATGCCGATCGAGGACGTGTTCACCATCACCGGTCGTGGCACCGTGGTGACCGGCAAGGTCGAACAGGGCAAGGTCAACACCGGCGACGAGATCGAGATCGTCGGCATCAAGGACACCACCAAGACCACCTGCACCGGTGTCGAGATGTTCCGCAAGCTGCTCGACTCGGGTCAGGCCGGCGACAACATCGGCGCCCTGCTCCGTGGTATCGACAAGGACGATGTGCAGCGTGGCCAGGTGCTCGCCGCCCCCGGCAGCATCACCCCGCACACCGACTTCGAGGCGCAGGTCTACGTGCTGTCGAAGGAAGAAGGCGGCCGCCACAAGCCGTTCTTCACCAACTACCGTCCGCAGTTCTACTTCCGGACCACCGACATCACCGGCACCATCCAGCTGCCCGAGGGCACCGAGATGTGCATGCCCGGTGACAACACCGAGATGACGGTGGAGCTGATCCACCCGATCGCCATGGACGAGGGTCTGCGCTTCGCCATCCGCGAAGGTGGCCGCACCGTCGGTGCCGGCTCCGTCACGAAGATCCTCAAGTAG
- the rpsJ gene encoding 30S ribosomal protein S10 — protein sequence MAAGQKIRIRLKAYDHEIIDQSTKKIVETVKRTQAHLSGPIPLPTEKHRFTVIKGPFKDKDSREHFEMRIHKRLLDILDPSPKTVDSLQRLDLPAGVDIEIKIQQA from the coding sequence ATGGCTGCAGGACAGAAGATTCGTATCCGACTCAAGGCGTACGACCACGAGATCATCGATCAGTCGACGAAGAAGATCGTCGAGACGGTGAAGCGGACGCAGGCGCACCTGTCGGGTCCGATCCCTCTGCCCACCGAGAAGCACCGCTTCACGGTCATCAAGGGTCCGTTCAAGGACAAGGACTCCCGGGAGCACTTCGAGATGCGCATTCACAAGCGTCTCCTCGACATCCTGGATCCGTCGCCCAAGACGGTCGATTCGCTCCAGCGGCTCGATCTGCCGGCCGGCGTCGACATCGAGATCAAGATCCAGCAGGCCTAG